A single Callithrix jacchus isolate 240 chromosome 4, calJac240_pri, whole genome shotgun sequence DNA region contains:
- the PSORS1C2 gene encoding psoriasis susceptibility 1 candidate gene 2 protein, producing the protein MMLNWKLLGILVLCLHAGGISGSKDHPSLQPTEDREEAGSPALPQGPPVPGDPWPGAPPLFEEPPPPSPSRTWRDLPETGVWPPEPPRTDPPQPPRPDDPWPAGPQPPENPWPPAPEVDHRPQEEPDLDPPREEYR; encoded by the exons ATGATGCTCAACTGGAAGCTCCTGGGGATCCTGGTCCTTTGCCTGCATGCTGGAG GCATCTCAGGTAGCAAGGACCACCCCTCTCTGCAACCCACAGAGGACCGGGAGGAGGCAGGCTCCCCAGCATTGCCTCAGGGCCCCCCAGTCCCCGGTGACCCCTGGCCAGGGGCACCGCCTCTCTTTGaagaacctccgcctcccagcccCAGTCGTACCTGGAGAGACCTGCCTGAAACTGGAGTCTGGCCCCCTGAACCGCCTCGAACGGAtcctcctcaacctccccggCCTGATGATCCCTGGCCGGCAGGACCCCAGCCGCCAGAAAACCCCTGGCCGCCTGCCCCTGAGGTGGACCACCGACCTCAGGAAGAGCCAGACCTGGACCCACCCCGGGAAGAGTACAGATAG
- the PSORS1C1 gene encoding LOW QUALITY PROTEIN: psoriasis susceptibility 1 candidate gene 1 protein (The sequence of the model RefSeq protein was modified relative to this genomic sequence to represent the inferred CDS: inserted 1 base in 1 codon), translating to MTQTLCHPILVGRQDARAGEGGAFQNWDAAGTVSATTPASPLAPTLNPPLGLCSFLGTSLPQDPGILLSSISSFRHAGDLQTVTSKEFHPGATXNDCRRGRTQEDILVPSSHPELFASVPPVAPEEAAGLQQPQPHPPPSGILLSASRTSAPTLLCLPPPSHFPFSLSCLV from the exons ATGACCCAGACACTGTGTCACCCCATCCTG GTTGGGAGGCAGGATGCCCGTGCTGGGGAAGGGGGTGCCTTTCAAAACTGGGATGCAGCTGGGACAGTGTCAGCCactaccccagcctccccactCGCCCCCACGCTGAACCCTCCCCTGGGGCTTTGTTCTTTCCTGGGCACCTCCCTCCCCCAGGATCCAGGCATCCTGCTCTCCAGCATATCCTCCTTCAGGCATGCAGGGGACCTCCAAACAGTGACATCCAAGGAATTCCATCCGGGAGCCA CCAATGACTGCAGAAGAGGAAGGACACAGGAGGATATCCTGGTCCCCTCCTCACACCCAGAGCTCTTTGCATCCGTCCCGCCAGTGGCTCCGGAAGAAGCTGCCGGGCTCCAGCAACCTCAgccccatcctcctccctcaggaATCCTCCTGTCTGCCTCTAGGACCTCGGCTCCAACTCTGCTGTGCTTGCCTCCTCCCTCCCATTTTCCTTTCAGTCTCAGCTGTTTGGTCTAA